The Labrus mixtus chromosome 21, fLabMix1.1, whole genome shotgun sequence nucleotide sequence TTGCATCTCTGTGTGCCTGATCAAAAATTCTGATGTAATGCTTGAGCAAAACAGGTGACGTAATTGTGCACTGCAACACTGTACCAGCAGAGCTAAGCCTGCATGGACTTGCTGCTGGACCTGTATGCTGTCAATACACTCTGGATGCGTATACAGTTAAGAAATGTATATGTATGCctatgaaaaatataaaacaaagagaTACAGAATGATCGTTGCAAGCCCAGGCAAGACCCTGTACATTTCCATAACACTGGTGTCTGCTATTCATCATATCAACCCCCCTTCTTCTGCTCCGTGTTTGTCTTCTCTGCTGGCATGTTACCAGGCAAGATACAGCGCAGATGGCGTGCCCCTCTTTTTGATTGGCTAGCTGGAGAGAGGAtgggcgtggcctaacagcccCTATATAAACATTGTTGTCGGAGAAACTGCGGAGCCTGGCAGCTggtgagagaaagaggcagCGTCAGGGATAGAAGTTTCTAGGCAGTTGTTATTGAAGACAATGAGCAGGCAAAAAACTACATGAAACACTCGACAGCGAATTCAAACGACGTCGTTTGCAAATACGCGGTAAGTACTGTTTTACTATTGTATTTCTGGATAGCTTTGTTGCTCATTTTAACCAGTTTTAGAGCTGCTACCTCCATTGAAACAATGGTGTTCTTGCTAATAACTTTTCCTATTCATGCATTCCGAAATAAGCCATACTTAAAATGCTTATAACCTAATAATTGGGTTTATTTAAACTGCTAACTTATCCCCTTCTATTTCTATTTGAAAGCTTATcggttgtttttctcttctcatgAATAGCAGATCACAGAAGAAGCTATTACTATTGAATACTGCAAAGAAGACAACCATGCCTGCTCTGTCTGCACCTACTGATATCGGCAGCTCACCACCTTCCCCGGTGGACAGCAGTCCACGGAGGCTGTCCTGGGGCAAACTGGTGCAAAGACTGACTGATTTCAGCACATCTAGCAATGGCAGCAGTATAGAGTCTGGGTCCAACAATGGCAGCAGGAGTGATCTCTCAGACTCAGGTAAGCAGTGCTGCAAACATTTATAATTGACTTATTAGaggttatttatattttccacaCATTGCATTCTTCTGTATCTTACCCATCTGTGTATTTTCAACAGGCTCAGATGTCTCAGGTGACCTCTCCCCCTGTAATGATGACCTGTTTTATGATCCAATGGAGGAAACCATCCTGAAAGAAGTAGTGGACCTTATTGCACGAAGCTTGAGAGAAGCCAAAGACTCAGACTGCGCCTTACGATGCACAAAACTGCTCATTCCTGAGAAACTTCTGGAGCACATTGGACAGGAGCTCCTTCACCTGGCGGCTAGTGAGCCCTGTGGTTTAAGAGGGGCTCTCATTGACCTGTGTGTTGAGCAGGGGGCCACCTGTGAGAGCATGGGGCAGCTATCTGTAGACCCTTACCTTGTCCCCACCTTTCAGCTGACCCTGGTGCTGAGGCTGGAGTCTGGGGGACTGTGGCCAAAAATCCAAGGACTTTTTACTGCGAAGTCTCCTACCAGCCCCGTAGTGAGACAAGCAATCAAACTTAGCACTGGTTTCCGCGTGATTAAGAAGAAACTGTATTGTTCTGAAGATCTGCTCATTGAAGAATGTTAAGAGGTGTAGAGGACTTTTAATGGTTTATTGTCTACGCTTTTAAAACGAGCTCACAGAAGAGCCTTATTACTGTAATGTCATGTGTATGATGCCTTCTAAAGTATAAGGAGGGACTATGTCATGGTACATCCTATTGTTCCTATTGTAAGGGAGATAAAAGTTCATGGTACCTGGAGCAGGTGTTGCTTAAACACCCACTCTGCACTGATGACGGAATTTTCAAATGTGTTAACATCCTGATATATCTGCTCAAAAGGCATTTTGCAAGCATTGAAGTGCGTACCTCAGTTTCTATTGAAACAACGTAAAAGGCAGCTAGCTATATGATTATATTCATGAAAGaccattgtgttttttttaagtgttaattAATTGTAACGTTCACCAGTTAATGATATGTACACCAAGCATACCATTAGGGACCTTATTAGTAACTGCTTTAATTTCAGAGCAGAGGCCTACCACTGCTTGCCTTGTGCAGTTTATGTGCAAGCTACAGCTATTTCAGGCTCTATCTTGTATCTGTGTGGACCTGTTTGcattcaactttatttatttgacattcAAATACTCATACCATTGCACTGTTTTGTACTTCCATGAtgcaaataaattatttttttctacaattcagTTTTCGGTTGACTTGTTTTTATGAAACTTTTCAGGTCTATTCCATTCATTCTTAGTTTTACAACAAAGGGTTTAGACTGACATTTGGGAAgcaaataaatctttgaaaatgAGTGATCAATTCTGCTAAATATATAACCACAATTATCAAGCTGCAGCCAATTTCTTAGTAAACTTTAACTGTTAGAACATTTTTGTGGAAGTGTCAATCTTTTGCTTAATCCTTTTTAGATCATCTGACAGACCTAGGAACCAGCCGTTAGCAGCTATTTCATGCACATGTataaaacctgcagaaaaaaaaacactacagtaAATGGTGTGAGACAAAAATAGAAAGCAGAGCCACAAAACAACATGCCAGAGTGTATCCGGTGAAAGATTGTGACACTAAAGTTACTAAGAGGCACATGTTGCACGTTCCCTAAAACGTGAACGTGCCGAGTGCCATGTTTCCAGTTACCAGTCCTAGGTATGAGCCAGCCGGCAGACTTTCTGCTGAATGCGCTGAATGTGCTGACTAAGCTTTTGTCTCTGCATTCTGTGCCTGATCTGCTCGGAAGCAATAAGTCACGTCCAACACGTTTAAgcatccatattttattttcatctggGAGTAAAAACGGGGTGGAAAAAGTGAgcaaggtttgtttttttttatcttagaTTGATAatacatttgttaaataaatactatttgaaataaatagCATACTATAAACATAAACagtgtgacaaaaaaacaacaacttattcCATCAGTCATTCATCAGAGACATTTAGCTGCAAAACCGAAACACCCCTCTTTGTGGGTGACTATGTCTTTTCTCCTTTAAACGTCTATTGTGAAATGCCATAAATATACACTATGCGATCTTACCCTTAATACAGTTACAAGAGGCAAAGTGTAAAAGGGACATTTTCTACATattgtctctcacacacacacacacacagcagcagaagacAAATAAGGTGTTCAAGTGTCTGACAAACCTAGACATGAGTGTATATTCATCAGAGGTTTCACATTATTCCTGCATAGTTTCAGAATGTGCATTTtaagcaaaaacagaaaatctcaCCCAAAACTTGTCTCCCCTGCTGATCTGACTGcatgaaaagaaagaggaagcatTCACTGTGGTATCTAATCAGCTGCTACATAAATAACATCCGTACGACTACATCTACGTTCTGGTTTCTTACTGCATTTGCACAAAAATTATGAAGAGGCCTCGGCCTGCTTCATCATGGCTCTGTCAGAACTTGGGCTTGGATGTTGTCCATACCCTTTCAAGCTATGTtaagtggctttttttttttcttcttctctttttaagcacttttaaacgttgtatttatatttcacaGACTTAGTTTCCACAGAAATGGTTTCAACCAGTCCATGTGGTCAATTTGATGCAGATTGGTGCTGGTTTGTTCATGTTGCTTGTTGATTCATCTTCATTTTCCAGATATTAAAGCTCATCTATTTACAGCcgatttttcttttgtgtggaTACTGGAGacctgggggggaaaaaaaaaaaagaagaaaacatgagaaataaagactAAACATGCTtgtaatcacaaacaaaatatattcagaaatgtggaaaatgtttctgcagaacatgCTTTTAGTCCTGAAAGCCTCATCCATGTAATGAAGCTGTGATCTCGGACAGCTTGGCGCAGCTCGGTGTGCGAGCCCTCTGAGCTCTTTGATACAGATCAGTGTCTCCAAAATAGCGAGCTCTATAAAGCATGCCCTcctctgcagaaaaagaaaacaggtcaTGAAACATGTGTTAGTCTTTCATCCTTTTCCATGAACATATAATGGTAGAAACAACTTTCAACGCTTGCAGTGAAGTCCATCAACAAGCACACTGAGTTCCCTGGCCCGCGTACTTTGTTGTTTCTCCTTCCAGCAATTGTTGCGCAAATTGGAAATATAATCATCCTCCACCGTCCGCTCCAAAGTCTTCAGATTCCCTCCAGTCAACTCTTTGGAGACCTGCTCCCCCACATAATATGGCACCTTCAGGTTCTCAGTTAACCTCTTCTGCGTGTAACCTGCTGACCTGTGTGAAGATAAGACGTAAGTGTAAGAGATATATCACACGACCCAAATGCAGTGCAAAGGATGACGGCCTGTCTCTGTTAACACGACACATTGCTAGTCGTGGCTCACAGATGGGGCAAGAAAGGGCACAAGTgtatctgaaacacacagagagacaataTGGAGAGCGGACATGGAGCCAGCAATCACTGCAAACATAGATGAGATGTGTTGAGATAAATGAAGGCTGCAATAAGATGTTCTCtccagaataaaaaataaactaaaaaaggCAATAATGTCAATATGTCTTAGGGCACATTATAACTGCAAAGACTATGAAAGCTAAAAGCTATTTTTGGAGCTGTTtaaccaaaaaacaacaacaacaaaaaacagaagaaaactcAAGCAGATTTCATGTAAAAATAATCTTCTTCGTctacttaaatgtagcagagcagtttgtttttggatTTGAAATGAGGGAGGCAGTCAGAGAAGGAAGCAAACTTACGGTCTGAAGCTGAGGCTATAGGGGGGGCTGTTGACCATGATCTGACTGAGAGCCGACACAATAACCAGGATGAGGATGGGCATGACCTGCACGAAGAGAGCGAGGCCTCCCTGCAAAGGAAAGACACTCCATTACCGCTGAATGCATCCCcaaaaagatatatttaaagGTGACttaatatcccccccccccggcttTGCAAAACTCACATTGCAATATTTGCACatctgcagcctgcaggagcTCTAATAATAAACTTACATCTCGCTgccgctctctcctctctcgccTTGGATAACGCATCCGGCCATTTGGATACACATTAGCATTACCTAAATTAATATAGCAAATGAAGCAGTTGATAAGACAGACCATATAGAACGTCACAATGACAACACATCTCAGAAGCTTggtatgaaaacatttaaaaaaaacaaaaaaaacaagtgacacTTACTTGTCGGGTATCCTCCTCCAAAGAACATATTGAAGAGGTCTTCAGGTGAAATATCTGGCTCgaagttttcattttcatggcCATGTCCCGAAGGATCCTTCCTCTCTTCGCTGCACTGGTCGTactgtgttcttttgttggcaTTGCTCAGAACAGCATATGCATTCCCAATGGCTGTCAGAAATTAGAAACAACTATGTTTGAGTATCATAATGAAGGATTTAAAGAACACTCCGGCAAAAGCCTTTCATGATTAAGATTGTTGACATAAGTGTCCATGCTGGTCACCTTTAAACGCCTCGGTGGCACCTGGAGCATGATTCTTATCTGGATGGAACTTCAAAGCAAGTTTTCTGTAAGATCTTTTCAGTTCATCCTCAGAGGCGTCTGCCTGGACCCCGAGGATTTCATAGAAGTCTTTGCATTGTTTTATCCTGCGTAGATTGCAAATAATTCTCTGTATAAGTTGTtttgaaatagttgaaaataTGCCATACATCTACAATAttccttaaaagaaaaaaagcagcattaCAGCATTATAAACCGTACCTCCTCACAGCATCCAGCTGATCGGCTGTGTAGGGTTTTGATGTGTCCGAGGGCTTTTCTTCTGGTCTGGTATTCTCACTGGTGTTCTGCCGCTGCCGAGGCCCTGAGTTCCCGTCGAAGTCTGAGTGACCACCTTGTCTCGGTGCGAATCCATTCTTTGCTATTAGCTCCAGAAGTGCTAGAAGAGGATTAACATAACAGCGTTGTAAGAATTAGCTTGGCTGACCCCTCAGTGGGCGCCATGTACAACAAATGGTACAACTCACAACTGTGCGCCTGAATTtgttaggataggataggataaaactttattgatccccagaggggaaattcgggcgttacagcagcacagacaagaaagctcaaaaatacacattaaacagaatagataagataaataaaaatgaaaataaaaataaaaacagggggtatatacagtacaaaatgaatgatgaagttaactgggggggggggggggaattgagaattgagacagtatttgcagaactgagacagtatttgcagagaacgacaagataaagtgacaagtgattaaagtgacttggtatgataaaatAGCAGCAAGTTATATAAacaacagagaagagaggcagtgttgtaccacagtaatgcagagtgcagttatataatataatataatatagtgcaatatgaacaatatagtgtaatataatgacattttagataatatagactagtataataatataataaaactatatagaatgtacagtatatatctatatatacatattgatgctaaataataataataataatgatagctTACATTATGTAGGCagataaaagagaagagaaaagatgtcACTTACTAAATGGTCcctcatgtaaaaaaataataactaaaAAACAATCTTAATCTCTAGTCATATATCCAATACCATGTTTGACAATGTGATATTTTGAGAGAAAATGTATGCAGCCTAGGTGAATGCATTGCCATATGGGCCAAATGTAGGTGTATTATGCCTTCattaaatgttatattaaaCCATTTGCACAGTAAATAGAGATTTTTAAAGATTCTAGTCATCTAGGGGTCTTTTATGTCCATCCACTCCTGCCTTATTATTCACTGACTTTCTAGGCTGAGCTATCAGACGGGAAAACAAATGACAACATCTCATATGCAGCAGGTTTTAAATACTATTCAGCAAATCTTAACTACAGCAGGAAAGGTTCAGtttgtctataaaaaaaaaatgacaaactcGCATAAGGCTAGCTTCATATGCTATCTCAGGCCTTTCCTGAACGCGCTGCAGAGCTCAGTCGGGATGCAGGTGATGCTGACGGCCGGTGATGATGCTGCGCAACCTCCCATCGTTTCTTCCGACTCGGCCATCTTTACTCACCCTTCGCTTTCTCTGTCGGAAAGAGCCGCTGTGCCTTCTCCAGGAACCGCTGCGCTTTGTCCGGGTGGCCGCCGCTGAACGCTGCAGTCGCGATGTCAATGCAGCGCTCCGCTTCATCCCTGTTTACTTCCATTGCAGCGGGGACTGTAACAGCGGCGAACTGGACCAGAAGTAAATAAAGTCGCTTTGCTGATGACGTCATGCggatgctgcaaaaaaaaaaaaaaaaaaaaaattaagaaggGGGTCACTTACAGCGACAAATTTGACGATATTTCAACGTGTTTTACTGCTGGTGTTTGGACACCAGATTCTGAGTACAGTGAGTATAGGTTCATGAATACAGTAATGGATTAGTGTGCTGCCTCATTTATTCACTAGATGGAGACAAATCACCTGTTGGTCAACCTCCATGACCATGGGCCCTGTGACTGCTCACTTCAGTGACTCAATGTGTCCCACACTAGTGGAATTATTTTTCATACATCATTTGATTATTGATGACAAGAAAGAACAAAAGCAACAGCACTTGACCATTTCAAAACATAAAGTTTCCTGTCCTATGTTTGATACGTGTGTCCAGAGAGAGGCTTGGGCTCcctttgaaatctgattggccacccctgATGCCACCCCGAATCCTAAACTATGAGATTCCATTATTTGCCTTATCAGGGACAGGACTATTTGGGTTGTGTtgcaaccatagactgtaaatatgaatggacgaagcctggGTGAGGCCCCAAACCAAACGAATGTCGTAATGTCATAATGTCATAATGATGACTCTGTTGCATATAGGTAGGTGCCGTGTACGCCTTGTTCCTCATCCCTTCTGCATCTTTTTCGACCTTGCTTTGGTGTAAGTGTGAATCCTACCTGTTTGCAGTACTTCTGCAAAgtgatgttgatgtttattGCATGTTTTGTTAGTGGATTACATACACAGTGTTTAACATAAATCACAGCTGTTATGTCAGCAGTCAGGCCTACTTGCATGCACAGATCCGTGCATTTCCTGCATTTGCTGGGATTCTATCAGGAGACACTAGTAAACTGACGACTGACAACTAACATTCGacaaacaacatacaaacaacaatgcacagagactaaatagacatagggtaatcagacacaggtgagtcaTAATTTGATCCCTTGTTTACAATAACCTTTTTGTAAACTAATGGTTAAATAGTGGTTTGCTTCACTAACATGGAAAAACtattaaacaaaattaaaagtAACCTTGAAAACTGGAGCAGGTTACGTTTGACTTTGTGGGGGAAAGTAAACATATTAAAGAGTCCCACAGATAAATTACTTAACTGGAATGATACCTATATGTATTCCAACGCCATTATTGCAAAGATATAATGAcatgataaaacattttctctgggagggaaaaaaaagcctaGAATTAATTTGGATAAACTCTGCCAACCTATAAAAGCGGGAGGTCTATCACTTCCAAACTTTGAATATTACAGCAGTTCATTTGAAATGGCTAAACTTGAAAAACACTGGGTAGAAATTAACCCTGAAATGGACTGGGTCCTGATTGAACAGGAGCTCACTTCCCCGTTTAAACCTGTTGAGGCCCTCGCACAAACATTAAGGAAGGCTCAAAAAACAAGGGTAAACCCCATCTTGGCTTATTCCAAGACAGTGTGGCAAAGGgttcataaaacatgaaaactctCTGAAACTAACCAAAAATATGCATCCCTATGGTATaatcctaaaataaaaataggtaaACAAACAATTTACTGGGCACAATGGCTAAGACGAGGTATTAGACTGATTGGGGACCTATTTGAGGATGACCAGTTTCTTTCTTATAACAGGATGAGGGAGATATTTAACTTAGAGGGTCATGGTCACCTCTGGAAGTATCTGCAAATTAGACACTGTATggaaaaaatgtttcactttcctaaggaaaaaaacacaatcgaGCAATACTTTCAACTACCGGTAATGTTCCTTAAAGCCTCAAAGTGGTATGAAATGTGTCCATggttaaacaataataaaggtAAAAATCCTCAGAGGAGTTGGGAGAAAGATTTAGGATACACACTGAATGAGGAGATGTGGGAGAGGATTCTTTTACAGAATGGGAAGTATATCAGAGAAGCGAGAGGCAAATTTATTCAATATAAAATACTGAATAGATATTATTACACCCCTGCAAGACTTAATAGTATGGGTTTAATCCAAAGTAGTTCATGTTGGAAATGTAAATCAGAATGTGGTACATATATTCACGCCTTATGGGAATGCCGAATGGTTTTCCCATTATGGAACAATATTTTAGCACTTATGGAGGACTGGTTGGGATGCCAACTTCCTTTGTCTCCTGGGGGATAAAGGTGTAGTACCCTATTTAAGCAAATACTCATTTAAAGTATTAATAACTGGCTTAACAACATGTGCTCGGCTAATTCTTAGATTTTGGAAAAGAATCAAGAACTCCGACGCTGGAAATGtggaaagaagaaatgatgaCAATAGCTGCTTGTGAAAATATGCTTGGAAAGCTGAACtggaaaaatgacatttctaaGCAGCAATGGGACAATTATATCAGGAGGACGCAACACATCACTGTCAGGGTGTTGattgacttgtttgtttgcaagCACATGTCATATGCCTTCCTTCTGGAGATGCACTGTTAATACTTTCTGCATCGTTGTATCTAATTTCTGTCATCTATTTACTGTCTATTATGTTTCCTGcctgttttttgttctcttttaatctgtttgtttggtttttttataattgtttgccattataatgttgttataaaaatcaataaaatataaattattaaaaaaaaaaaaaaaaatagtggttTGCTTCTTATTGTCTCTTATTTGTTCCCTAGAAACTGTCCTCATTTCCCCCCATTAACTATTAGTTAGCTCCTCAGTCAATCCCCATTTGATCCCTGGTAGCAATGGCTGGTTAAATAAtggttttaacttttttttacagaggtTATTGTAAACAAGGGATCAAATTAggactcacctgtgtctgattatcctatgtctatttagtctctgtgtttcttcccctctgggTCAGTTGAATGTTATTTGTCAGTTGTCAGTTTATTAGTGTCTCCTTGGGTTTCCTCTgggctccttgttttctcctgttggattttgatagtaagtttttgtttgcctttttgtttaaaaaaataaatagtttttgctattctgcacttgggtccacaccTCCTTGTTTTCCCACAACCTTGACAACTTGGGCAAAAATGAGGCTCAAATGAGGAACCAACAGCTAGTTAACCATTATAGTTACTAGTGAACAAATGAGAGACAATGAGAAACAAACCATTATTTAACCAGCCATTGCTACCAGGGATCAAATGGGGATTGACTGAGGAACTAACTAATAGTTAACGTTTAGTTAATGGGGGGAAATGAGGACAGTTTCTAGGGAACAAATAAGAGACAATAAGAAGCAAACCACTATTTAACCattagtttacaaaaaaaaaaaaattgtaaacaaGAGATAAAATTAggactcacctgtgtctgattaacctatgtctatttagtgtctgtgtttcttcccctctgggtaatcagacacaggtgagtccTAATTTGATCCCTTGCAACAATAACCTTTTTTGTAAACTAATGGTTAAATAGTGGTT carries:
- the dnajb12b gene encoding dnaJ homolog subfamily B member 12b, with the translated sequence MTSSAKRLYLLLVQFAAVTVPAAMEVNRDEAERCIDIATAAFSGGHPDKAQRFLEKAQRLFPTEKAKALLELIAKNGFAPRQGGHSDFDGNSGPRQRQNTSENTRPEEKPSDTSKPYTADQLDAVRRIKQCKDFYEILGVQADASEDELKRSYRKLALKFHPDKNHAPGATEAFKAIGNAYAVLSNANKRTQYDQCSEERKDPSGHGHENENFEPDISPEDLFNMFFGGGYPTSNANVYPNGRMRYPRRERRERQRDGGLALFVQVMPILILVIVSALSQIMVNSPPYSLSFRPSAGYTQKRLTENLKVPYYVGEQVSKELTGGNLKTLERTVEDDYISNLRNNCWKEKQQKEGMLYRARYFGDTDLYQRAQRARTPSCAKLSEITASLHG
- the ddit4 gene encoding DNA damage-inducible transcript 4 protein produces the protein MPALSAPTDIGSSPPSPVDSSPRRLSWGKLVQRLTDFSTSSNGSSIESGSNNGSRSDLSDSGSDVSGDLSPCNDDLFYDPMEETILKEVVDLIARSLREAKDSDCALRCTKLLIPEKLLEHIGQELLHLAASEPCGLRGALIDLCVEQGATCESMGQLSVDPYLVPTFQLTLVLRLESGGLWPKIQGLFTAKSPTSPVVRQAIKLSTGFRVIKKKLYCSEDLLIEEC